One Carassius gibelio isolate Cgi1373 ecotype wild population from Czech Republic chromosome B18, carGib1.2-hapl.c, whole genome shotgun sequence DNA segment encodes these proteins:
- the caprin1b gene encoding caprin-1b isoform X1 has protein sequence MPSATNGTRTVKSASPDLGSAPGSMNQISASTQLTGAPSEALKQVLVVLEKKVRNMEKKKSKLDDYEARKVKGERLNQDQLEALSKFQEVIHNLDFARELHKSFLALGQEIQRSVKKAARREQLQREEVEQKRLKRVLELQFLLDRLGDESVRQELLQGAGGPSLLTESDLTSLDEFYKLVGPERDQNIRLTDQYQEASQHLWELLEGKDKPVAGTTYKALNEMLERVLQSGYFDRTQSHQNGVCTEEEEEPTAAVEVSEAEEHLPDTEGEITEAYAEPIPIEVTEFVNRQFVLESTYSTGDKEQREEWSAEMEVVNSMQPVQTAPAPVVPEPHPLTTVTPTPPSDPVVRQQVVQDLMAQMQGPYNFMQDSMLDFDGQSLDPAIVSAQPMKPVPNMEMPPMVCPPAHPESLLAQPPAVGVQPEPTQISMVSPSPETFSTPPPIYQSSHAADPRPQTDSIDPIQASMPLTEQPPPSTVLPPVSQTQVIQAGSKPLHSSGINVNAAPFQSMQTVFNLNAPIPPVNDTDSIKQASQYQNSYSQGFNSQTQHPVEQADMPPEQLQSVVGAFHAQDQSLPNSTGPQPMSQQSGGQGNGFSRQAQSFYNSRGISRGGPRNSRGMINGYRGQSNGFRGGYDGYRPHFSNSANSGYGQTQFSAPRDYSNNGYQRDGYQQNYKRGAGQGARGVPRGSAPAMRS, from the exons AGCAAGCTTGATGACTATGAGGCCAGAAAGGTCAAAGGGGAACGTCTCAACCAGGACCAGCTG GAAGCCCTGTCTAAGTTCCAGGAGGTAATCCATAACCTTGACTTTGCACGGGAACTGCACAAGAGCTTTTTGGCATTGGGTCAAGAA ATCCAGAGGAGTGTTAAGAAAGCAGCACGTCGTGAGCAACTCCAGCGTGAAGAGGTGGAACAGAAAAGGCTGAAACGAGTTCTGGAGCTGCAGTTCCTTCTGGACCGACTTGGGGATGAAAGTGTGCGGCAAGAGCTACTTCAAGGAGCTGGGGGACCTTCGCTGCTTACTGAGAGCGACCTTACTTCCCTGGATGAGTTTTACAAGCTTGTGGGGCCTGAACGTGACCAAAACATCAG GTTAACTGACCAGTATCAAGAAGCATCACAGCACTTATGGGAACTTTTAGAGGGGAAGGACAAGCCTGTAGCAGGAACAACAT ATAAAGCACTGAATGAGATGTTGGAGCGGGTTTTGCAGAGCGGCTACTTTGATAGAACGCAGTCTCATCAGAACGGAGTTTGcacggaggaagaggaggagccgACAGCTGCAGTGGAAGTGTCTGAAGCAGAGGAGCACCTTCCAGACACGG AGGGTGAAATTACAGAAGCATACGCAGAACCCATTCCAATTGAGGTGACCGAG TTTGTTAATAGGCAGTTTGTTTTGGAGAGCACGTACAGTACTGGCGATAAGGAACAAAGAGAGGAATGGAGTGCGGAGATGGAG GTGGTGAACTCCATGCAGCCGGTTCAGACCGCCCCTGCCCCTGTCGTCCCAGAGCCCCATCCTCTGACCACAGTAACTCCAACACCCCCTTCAGACCCTGTGGTTCGACAGCAGGTGGTTCAGGATCTCATGGCACAGATGCAGGGACCATACAACTTCATGcag GACTCCATGCTTGATTTTGATGGACAGTCTCTTGATCCAGCTATTGTATCGGCGCAACCTATGAAACCGGTCCCTAATATGGAGATGCCACCGATGGTGTGTCCACCAG cacacccagagtctcttctCGCCCAGCCTCCTGCTGTTGGCGTTCAGCCTGAACCCACACAA ATCTCCATGGTCTCTCCATCACCAGAAACCTTCTCCACACCGCCTCCAATATACCAATCTTCTCACGCAGCTGATCCCCGACCACAGACAGACTCCATTGATCCTATTCAG GCCTCCATGCCCTTGACAGAGCAGCCGCCTCCATCAACGGTGCTCCCTCCTGTCTCCCAGACCCAAGTGATTCAGGCCGGATCCAAACCCTTGCACAGCAGTGGCATCAATGTCAATGCAGCCCCATTCCAGTCCATGCAAACG GTGTTCAACCTCAATGCTCCTATCCCACCAGTTAATGATACGGACTCAATAAAGCAGGCCAGCCAATACCAGAATAGCTACAGCCAGGGTTTTAATAGCCAGACACAACACCCTGTGGAGCAAGCAGACATGCCGCCAGAGCAGCTCCAATCTG TAGTTGGTGCCTTCCATGCTCAAGACCAGTCACTCCCCAACTCCACTGGCCCCCAGCCCATGTCCCAGCAGTCAGGTGGCCAGGGCAATGGTTTCAGCCGTCAGGCTCAGTCCTTCTACAACAGCAGAGGAATTTCTCGTGGAGGTCCTCGTAACTCACGTGGGATGATCAATGGCTACAGAGGACAATCCAATGGTTTCAGAG GGGGATATGATGGTTATCGCCCACACTTCTCCAACTCTGCAAACTCTGGCTATGGACAAACCCAATTCAGCGCACCTCGTGACTATTCCAACAACGGCTATCAGCGG GATGGCTACCAACAGAACTATAAACGTGGTGCTGGCCAAGGGGCTCGAGGGGTCCCACGAGGAAGTGCTCCAGCTATGCGGTCTTAA
- the caprin1b gene encoding caprin-1b isoform X2 translates to MPSATNGTRTVKSASPDLGSAPGSMNQISASTQLTGAPSEALKQVLVVLEKKVRNMEKKKSKLDDYEARKVKGERLNQDQLEALSKFQEVIHNLDFARELHKSFLALGQEIQRSVKKAARREQLQREEVEQKRLKRVLELQFLLDRLGDESVRQELLQGAGGPSLLTESDLTSLDEFYKLVGPERDQNIRLTDQYQEASQHLWELLEGKDKPVAGTTYKALNEMLERVLQSGYFDRTQSHQNGVCTEEEEEPTAAVEVSEAEEHLPDTEGEITEAYAEPIPIEVTEFVNRQFVLESTYSTGDKEQREEWSAEMEVVNSMQPVQTAPAPVVPEPHPLTTVTPTPPSDPVVRQQVVQDLMAQMQGPYNFMQDSMLDFDGQSLDPAIVSAQPMKPVPNMEMPPMVCPPAHPESLLAQPPAVGVQPEPTQISMVSPSPETFSTPPPIYQSSHAADPRPQTDSIDPIQASMPLTEQPPPSTVLPPVSQTQVIQAGSKPLHSSGINVNAAPFQSMQTVFNLNAPIPPVNDTDSIKQASQYQNSYSQGFNSQTQHPVEQADMPPEQLQSVGAFHAQDQSLPNSTGPQPMSQQSGGQGNGFSRQAQSFYNSRGISRGGPRNSRGMINGYRGQSNGFRGGYDGYRPHFSNSANSGYGQTQFSAPRDYSNNGYQRDGYQQNYKRGAGQGARGVPRGSAPAMRS, encoded by the exons AGCAAGCTTGATGACTATGAGGCCAGAAAGGTCAAAGGGGAACGTCTCAACCAGGACCAGCTG GAAGCCCTGTCTAAGTTCCAGGAGGTAATCCATAACCTTGACTTTGCACGGGAACTGCACAAGAGCTTTTTGGCATTGGGTCAAGAA ATCCAGAGGAGTGTTAAGAAAGCAGCACGTCGTGAGCAACTCCAGCGTGAAGAGGTGGAACAGAAAAGGCTGAAACGAGTTCTGGAGCTGCAGTTCCTTCTGGACCGACTTGGGGATGAAAGTGTGCGGCAAGAGCTACTTCAAGGAGCTGGGGGACCTTCGCTGCTTACTGAGAGCGACCTTACTTCCCTGGATGAGTTTTACAAGCTTGTGGGGCCTGAACGTGACCAAAACATCAG GTTAACTGACCAGTATCAAGAAGCATCACAGCACTTATGGGAACTTTTAGAGGGGAAGGACAAGCCTGTAGCAGGAACAACAT ATAAAGCACTGAATGAGATGTTGGAGCGGGTTTTGCAGAGCGGCTACTTTGATAGAACGCAGTCTCATCAGAACGGAGTTTGcacggaggaagaggaggagccgACAGCTGCAGTGGAAGTGTCTGAAGCAGAGGAGCACCTTCCAGACACGG AGGGTGAAATTACAGAAGCATACGCAGAACCCATTCCAATTGAGGTGACCGAG TTTGTTAATAGGCAGTTTGTTTTGGAGAGCACGTACAGTACTGGCGATAAGGAACAAAGAGAGGAATGGAGTGCGGAGATGGAG GTGGTGAACTCCATGCAGCCGGTTCAGACCGCCCCTGCCCCTGTCGTCCCAGAGCCCCATCCTCTGACCACAGTAACTCCAACACCCCCTTCAGACCCTGTGGTTCGACAGCAGGTGGTTCAGGATCTCATGGCACAGATGCAGGGACCATACAACTTCATGcag GACTCCATGCTTGATTTTGATGGACAGTCTCTTGATCCAGCTATTGTATCGGCGCAACCTATGAAACCGGTCCCTAATATGGAGATGCCACCGATGGTGTGTCCACCAG cacacccagagtctcttctCGCCCAGCCTCCTGCTGTTGGCGTTCAGCCTGAACCCACACAA ATCTCCATGGTCTCTCCATCACCAGAAACCTTCTCCACACCGCCTCCAATATACCAATCTTCTCACGCAGCTGATCCCCGACCACAGACAGACTCCATTGATCCTATTCAG GCCTCCATGCCCTTGACAGAGCAGCCGCCTCCATCAACGGTGCTCCCTCCTGTCTCCCAGACCCAAGTGATTCAGGCCGGATCCAAACCCTTGCACAGCAGTGGCATCAATGTCAATGCAGCCCCATTCCAGTCCATGCAAACG GTGTTCAACCTCAATGCTCCTATCCCACCAGTTAATGATACGGACTCAATAAAGCAGGCCAGCCAATACCAGAATAGCTACAGCCAGGGTTTTAATAGCCAGACACAACACCCTGTGGAGCAAGCAGACATGCCGCCAGAGCAGCTCCAATCTG TTGGTGCCTTCCATGCTCAAGACCAGTCACTCCCCAACTCCACTGGCCCCCAGCCCATGTCCCAGCAGTCAGGTGGCCAGGGCAATGGTTTCAGCCGTCAGGCTCAGTCCTTCTACAACAGCAGAGGAATTTCTCGTGGAGGTCCTCGTAACTCACGTGGGATGATCAATGGCTACAGAGGACAATCCAATGGTTTCAGAG GGGGATATGATGGTTATCGCCCACACTTCTCCAACTCTGCAAACTCTGGCTATGGACAAACCCAATTCAGCGCACCTCGTGACTATTCCAACAACGGCTATCAGCGG GATGGCTACCAACAGAACTATAAACGTGGTGCTGGCCAAGGGGCTCGAGGGGTCCCACGAGGAAGTGCTCCAGCTATGCGGTCTTAA
- the caprin1b gene encoding caprin-1b isoform X3, protein MPSATNGTRTVKSASPDLGSAPGSMNQISASTQLTGAPSEALKQVLVVLEKKVRNMEKKKSKLDDYEARKVKGERLNQDQLEALSKFQEVIHNLDFARELHKSFLALGQEIQRSVKKAARREQLQREEVEQKRLKRVLELQFLLDRLGDESVRQELLQGAGGPSLLTESDLTSLDEFYKLVGPERDQNIRLTDQYQEASQHLWELLEGKDKPVAGTTYKALNEMLERVLQSGYFDRTQSHQNGVCTEEEEEPTAAVEVSEAEEHLPDTEGEITEAYAEPIPIEVTEFVNRQFVLESTYSTGDKEQREEWSAEMEVVNSMQPVQTAPAPVVPEPHPLTTVTPTPPSDPVVRQQVVQDLMAQMQGPYNFMQDSMLDFDGQSLDPAIVSAQPMKPVPNMEMPPMVCPPAHPESLLAQPPAVGVQPEPTQISMVSPSPETFSTPPPIYQSSHAADPRPQTDSIDPIQVFNLNAPIPPVNDTDSIKQASQYQNSYSQGFNSQTQHPVEQADMPPEQLQSVVGAFHAQDQSLPNSTGPQPMSQQSGGQGNGFSRQAQSFYNSRGISRGGPRNSRGMINGYRGQSNGFRGGYDGYRPHFSNSANSGYGQTQFSAPRDYSNNGYQRDGYQQNYKRGAGQGARGVPRGSAPAMRS, encoded by the exons AGCAAGCTTGATGACTATGAGGCCAGAAAGGTCAAAGGGGAACGTCTCAACCAGGACCAGCTG GAAGCCCTGTCTAAGTTCCAGGAGGTAATCCATAACCTTGACTTTGCACGGGAACTGCACAAGAGCTTTTTGGCATTGGGTCAAGAA ATCCAGAGGAGTGTTAAGAAAGCAGCACGTCGTGAGCAACTCCAGCGTGAAGAGGTGGAACAGAAAAGGCTGAAACGAGTTCTGGAGCTGCAGTTCCTTCTGGACCGACTTGGGGATGAAAGTGTGCGGCAAGAGCTACTTCAAGGAGCTGGGGGACCTTCGCTGCTTACTGAGAGCGACCTTACTTCCCTGGATGAGTTTTACAAGCTTGTGGGGCCTGAACGTGACCAAAACATCAG GTTAACTGACCAGTATCAAGAAGCATCACAGCACTTATGGGAACTTTTAGAGGGGAAGGACAAGCCTGTAGCAGGAACAACAT ATAAAGCACTGAATGAGATGTTGGAGCGGGTTTTGCAGAGCGGCTACTTTGATAGAACGCAGTCTCATCAGAACGGAGTTTGcacggaggaagaggaggagccgACAGCTGCAGTGGAAGTGTCTGAAGCAGAGGAGCACCTTCCAGACACGG AGGGTGAAATTACAGAAGCATACGCAGAACCCATTCCAATTGAGGTGACCGAG TTTGTTAATAGGCAGTTTGTTTTGGAGAGCACGTACAGTACTGGCGATAAGGAACAAAGAGAGGAATGGAGTGCGGAGATGGAG GTGGTGAACTCCATGCAGCCGGTTCAGACCGCCCCTGCCCCTGTCGTCCCAGAGCCCCATCCTCTGACCACAGTAACTCCAACACCCCCTTCAGACCCTGTGGTTCGACAGCAGGTGGTTCAGGATCTCATGGCACAGATGCAGGGACCATACAACTTCATGcag GACTCCATGCTTGATTTTGATGGACAGTCTCTTGATCCAGCTATTGTATCGGCGCAACCTATGAAACCGGTCCCTAATATGGAGATGCCACCGATGGTGTGTCCACCAG cacacccagagtctcttctCGCCCAGCCTCCTGCTGTTGGCGTTCAGCCTGAACCCACACAA ATCTCCATGGTCTCTCCATCACCAGAAACCTTCTCCACACCGCCTCCAATATACCAATCTTCTCACGCAGCTGATCCCCGACCACAGACAGACTCCATTGATCCTATTCAG GTGTTCAACCTCAATGCTCCTATCCCACCAGTTAATGATACGGACTCAATAAAGCAGGCCAGCCAATACCAGAATAGCTACAGCCAGGGTTTTAATAGCCAGACACAACACCCTGTGGAGCAAGCAGACATGCCGCCAGAGCAGCTCCAATCTG TAGTTGGTGCCTTCCATGCTCAAGACCAGTCACTCCCCAACTCCACTGGCCCCCAGCCCATGTCCCAGCAGTCAGGTGGCCAGGGCAATGGTTTCAGCCGTCAGGCTCAGTCCTTCTACAACAGCAGAGGAATTTCTCGTGGAGGTCCTCGTAACTCACGTGGGATGATCAATGGCTACAGAGGACAATCCAATGGTTTCAGAG GGGGATATGATGGTTATCGCCCACACTTCTCCAACTCTGCAAACTCTGGCTATGGACAAACCCAATTCAGCGCACCTCGTGACTATTCCAACAACGGCTATCAGCGG GATGGCTACCAACAGAACTATAAACGTGGTGCTGGCCAAGGGGCTCGAGGGGTCCCACGAGGAAGTGCTCCAGCTATGCGGTCTTAA
- the LOC127977754 gene encoding nucleobindin-2 has product MWGASHFFLILCLWACLDALPVAVDKTKVSPPVEELEPPKSADTGLHYDRYLREVIDFLEKDPHFREKLHNTDMEEIKQGKLAKELDFVSHHVRTKLDELKRQEVNRLRTLIKVKQDLNGEKGLTVDHQALLKQFEHLNHMNPHTFEVEDLDRLIKSATDDLDNFDKERHEDFKKYEMAKEHDRREHLKTLDEDARKKEEEHFEEMKNKHAEHAKINHPGSQDQLKEVWEEADGLDPNDFDPKTFFNLHDTNGDGYFDEQELEALFTKELEKVYDPTREEDDMMEMEEERLRMREHVMNEVDTDKDRLVSLDEFITATNRKEFLEPDGWETLEQNPIYTEEELREFEEHLAREEQDLNLKKNELMKQKEELERQQEQLNAQKIELQQAVEHMERSKTQKTEPPVQAKDAVPSDLEKLPGDNQPMAPGHQQDLPTHS; this is encoded by the exons ATGTGGGGAGCATCACACTTCTTCCTGATACTGTGTCTCTGGGCTTGTTTGGATGCACTGCCAGTTGCTGTGGATAAAACCAAAGTGAGCCCTCCAGTAGAGGAACTGGAGCCACCTAAAAGTGCC GACACTGGATTGCACTATGATCGATATCTCAGAGAGGTTATTGATTTCCTGGAAAAGGACCCACATTTCAGAGAGAAGCTTCATaacacagacatggaagagatCAAG CAAGGGAAACTTGCTAAAGAGTTGGACTTTGTCAGCCATCATGTGCGAACTAAACTTGATGAGCTGAAGAGGCAAGAAGTAAACCGACTGCGCACCCTAATCAAAGTCAAACAAGACCTGAATGGAGAAAAAG GTTTGACAGTGGACCACCAGGCGCTTCTGAAACAGTTTGAACATCTGAATCACATGAATCCACACACATTCGAAGTGGAAGATTTGGATCGCCTCATTAAATCG GCCACTGATGACCTGGATAACTTCGACAAGGAAAGACATGAAGACTTCAAGAAGTACGAGATGGCGAAGGAACACGATCGGAGGGAACATCTTAAAACACTGGATGAGGACGCACGCAAAAAAGAGGAGGAACACTTTGAAGAGATGAAGAATAAACATGCAGAACATGCCAAAATCAATCACCCT GGCAGTCAAGATCAATTGAAAGAGGTCTGGGAGGAAGCTGACGGTTTGGATCCCAACGATTTCGACCCAAAGACATTCTTCAACCTACATG ACACGAATGGAGATGGCTACTTTGATGAGCAAGAGCTCGAGGCACTGTTTACTAAAGAG CTAGAGAAAGTCTACGATCCCACGCGTGAAGAGGATGACATGATGGAAATGGAGGAGGAGAGACTTCGCATGAGAGAACATGTGATGAATGAG GTCGACACTGACAAAGACAGGCTCGTTTCACTAGATGAGTTTATCACAGCCACAAATAGAAAAGAATTTCTGGAGCCAGATGGATGGGAG ACTCTGGAACAGAATCCAATCTACACTGAAGAAGAGTTGAGAGAGTTTGAGGAGCATCTGGCTCGAGAGGAGCAAGACCTGAACCTGAAGAAGAATGAGCTGATGAAACAgaaggaggagctggagagaCAACAGGAACAACTGAATGCCCAGAAAATAGAGCTACAGCAG GCAGTAGAGCACATGGAGCggtcaaaaacacagaaaacagagCCTCCAGTGCAGGCCAAAG ATGCAGTGCCTTCTGATTTGGAAAAATTACCTGGGGACAATCAGCCTATGGCACCAGGTCACCAGCAAGACCTCCCCACACATTCTTAG